Proteins from a single region of Pseudorasbora parva isolate DD20220531a chromosome 22, ASM2467924v1, whole genome shotgun sequence:
- the eif4a3 gene encoding eukaryotic initiation factor 4A-III: MAVAAVPVRKRLLKEEDMTKIEFETSEEVDVTPTFDTMGLREDLLRGIYAYGFEKPSAIQQRAIKQIIKGRDVIAQSQSGTGKTATFCISVLQCLDIQVRETQALILAPTRELAGQIQKVLLALGDYMNVQCHSCIGGTNVGEDIRKLDYGQHVVAGTPGRVFDMIRRRSLRTRAIKMLVLDEADEMLNKGFKEQIYDVYRYLPPATQVCLISATLPHEILEMTNKFMTDPIRILVKRDELTLEGIKQFFVAVEREEWKFDTLCDLYDTLTITQAVIFCNTKRKVDWLTEKMREANFTVSSMHGDMPQKERESIMKEFRSGASRVLISTDVWARGLDVPQVSLIINYDLPNNRELYIHRIGRSGRYGRKGVAINFVKNDDIRILRDIEQYYSTQIDEMPMNVADLI; this comes from the exons ATGGCCGTCGCCGCAGTTCCCGTGAGGAAGAGGCTCCTGAAGGAGGAAGACATGACGAAGATTGAGTTTGAGACGAGTGAGGAGGTGGACGTGACGCCGACGTTCGACACGATGGGCCTGAGGGAAGATTTACTGCGCGGGATCTACGCGTACG GCTTTGAGAAACCATCAGCCATCCAGCAGCGAGCCATCAAGCAAATCATCAAGGGGAGAGACGTCATCGCTCA GTCTCAGTCTGGAACCGGTAAGACGGCCACGTTCTGTATCTCCGTGCTGCAGTGTCTGGATATCCAG GTTCGAGAGACTCAAGCGCTGATTTTGGCTCCGACCAGAGAGTTAGCAGGACAGATCCAGAAG GTGCTTCTGGCGTTGGGTGACTACATGAACGTTCAGTGCCATTCTTGCATCGGAGGCACAAACGTGGGCGAGGACATCAGGAAACTGGACTACGGTCAGCATGTGGTGGCAGGAACGCCCGGCCGAGTGTTCG acATGATCCGCAGGAGGAGTTTGAGGACTCGTGCCATTAAGATGCTGGTGTTGGATGAAGCGGATGAGATGCTCAATAAAG GTTTTAAGGAACAGATTTACGATGTGTACCGATATCTGCCGCCTGCCACTCAGGTGTGTCTGATCAGCGCCACACTTCCTCACGAGATCCTGGAGATGACCAACAAGTTCATGACCGACCCCATCCGCATCCTGGTCAAACG TGATGAGTTGACCCTGGAGGGCATTAAGCAGTTTTTCGTGGCTGTGGAGCGAGAAGAGTGGAAGTTTGACACACTGTGTGACCTTTACGACACGCTGACCATCACACAGGCCGTCATCTTCTGCAACACCAAACGCAAG GTGGACTGGCTGACGGAGAAGATGCGGGAGGCGAACTTCACCGTGTCGTCGATGCATGGAGACATgccacagaaagagagagagtccaTTATGAAGGAGTTCAGATCTGGAgccag TCGAGTGCTGATCTCCACCGACGTTTGGGCCAGAGGTCTGGATGTGCCTCAGGTGTCTCTCATCATTAACTACGACCTTCCTAACAACAGAGAGCTGTACATccacag GATTGGTCGATCGGGTCGTTATGGCAGGAAGGGCGTGGCCATCAACTTCGTGAAGAACGATGACATCCGTATCCTGCGTGACATTGAGCAATATTACTCCACACAGATCGACGAGATGCCCATGAACG TGGCTGATCTGATCTGA
- the rpl37a gene encoding large ribosomal subunit protein eL43 has translation MAKRTKKVGIVGKYGTRYGASLRKMVKKIEISQHAKYTCSFCGKTKMKRKAVGIWHCGSCMKTVAGGAWTYNTTSAVTVKSAIKRLKELKDQ, from the exons ATG GCCAAGCGCACCAAGAAGGTGGGGATTGTGGGGAAGTATGGCACCCGTTACGGTGCGTCCCTCAGGAAGATGGTGAAGAAGATCGAGATCAGCCAACATGCCAAATACACCTGCTCCTTCTGTGGCAAG ACTAAGATGAAGAGAAAGGCTGTCGGCATCTGGCATTGTGGGTCCTGCATGAAAACCGTGGCTGGAGGTGCCTGGACATACAA CACGACGTCCGCCGTCACAGTGAAGTCCGCCATTAAGAGGCTGAAGGAGCTGAAGGACCAGTAG